A region of Theileria annulata chromosome 2, complete sequence, *** SEQUENCING IN PROGRESS *** DNA encodes the following proteins:
- a CDS encoding uncharacterized protein (hypothetical protein, conserved) yields MDDVEINLKLASLGCLNDSVAGEDYIADYILYRLNKLHLYTYVKTLNLSSPTNNISQISQHIGEIIVKKWNSVDPVNCYKIFINQFRMGFFGKICLDDLSNVIQLNQLNDYTLSYPDNINLILLISNSTTR; encoded by the exons ATGGATGACgttgaaataaatttaaagttGGCTTCACTGGGTTGTTTAAATGATTCCGTAGCCGGAGAAGATTATATCGCTGACTATATCCTTTATAGACTCAATAAGTTACATCTTTATACCTATGTTAAAACCCTTAATCTCTCTTCACCAACCAATAATATCAGCCAG ATATCACAACATATTGGTGAAATTATTGTGAAGAAGTGGAACTCAGTGGATCCAGTTAACtgttataaaatttttatcaaccAATTTCGAATGGGCTTTTTCGGAAAAATCTGCCTCGACGATCTTTCCAATGTCATTCAACTTAATCAACTCAACGATTACACACTCAG TTACCCAGACAACATCAACTTAATATTACTCATTTCCAATAGTACAACCAGATAA
- a CDS encoding uncharacterized protein (3 probable transmembrane helices predicted for TA11925 by TMHMM2.0 at aa 46-68, 186-208 and 223-245): MNNKYVQRVDKQSGPSLDDFIYEKSISLNNEIKNSYNNYILYNSPISPYYLLTHLHIISYLLFYHVMYTVRNEFIPRTEFKYDRNIAWYTPEMARGMVNIANKKKAVDCVLEVRDARAPLSSANPSILNHYPNRINKLVILNKADLAPKHSLQRSRELLESVGNKVILINSLSLKKIIKIKRFVTSNVSVKFPALGFWLLVVGLPNVGKSSLIKALKHHSFKVLVIIHIVIKLTTHYIYPEYVIYDYRSNGIVKRKYWNKNE, encoded by the exons atgaataataaatatgtaCAAAGAGTGGATAAGCAATCTGGTCCTTCCCTGGATGATTTTATATACGAGAAATCCATCAGTTTAAACAATGAAATCAAAAATTCTTACAATAATTACATTCTCTACAATTCTCCCATTTCACCGTATTACCTCCTTACACatttacatattatttcttatttactattttatCATGTTATGTATACAGTTAG AAATGAGTTTATTCCGAGGACTGAATTTAAGTATGATAGAAATATAGCCTGGTATACGCCTGAGATGGCTAGAGGAATGGTGAACATTGCCAATAAGAAGAAAGCAGTTGACTGTGTTCTGGAGGTCAGAGATGCTAGAGCACCACTCTCCTCAGCCAATCCCTCAATACTAAACCACTATCCAAACCGCATCAACAAGCTCGTTATACTGAATAAGGCCGATCTCGCTCCTAAACACTCACTTCAA AGGTCAAGAGAGTTGTTGGAATCAGTTGGTAATAAagttatattaataaattcattatctCTGAAGAAGATTATTAAGATAAAGCGGTTTGTGACTTCCAATGTTAGTGTTAAATTTCCTGCTCTTGGGTTTTGGCTTTTAGTTGTCGGTCTTCCAAACGTAGGCAAGTCTTCCCTAATTAAAGCTTTAAAACATCATTCATTCAAG GTCTTAGTTATCATTCACATAGTTATTAAGTTAACTACGCACTACATTTATCCTGAGTATGTGATCTATGATTATAGGAGCAATGGTATAGTAAAAAGGAAGTATTGGAACAAGAACGAATGA
- a CDS encoding ubiquitin-transferase, putative, with product MYDNEIIKIEEGVKALMSVEDAIWVSNIFNHMFWYKINKKRVTEFPFRLSSFYPHSIICNCNIEVKSPSHYTYNTTNTISGTSVNSANSVKTENNVISETCMEIGMLARKFNERFYRLSGANSLLWIIPEAEKSVLHFVGTENKSNSSQPSGLVSHILDYIPHTISFKNRLLVFYNYINKDKAQCRNPMIDLIGSSVYIIRRQFIVEDGISTLGHLNNHQLKQVFRVLFVDENGIEEQGVDGGGLFKEFLITLCTLIFDPTYGIFEEVPEERSYYPCPNSGIIHENHLELFCFIGKIVGKALYEQILIEPVLSRLLLNLILKRRNTLDDLKLFDSALYRNITMLRGMSESEIEDLGLTFTCTTQCFGSSIQENLIPNGHNTRVTKQNVESFIHQFSNFKCNRMIESQCSAFLQGLSSIIPLEWLQMFSPSELELLISGSSEVIDISDLRKNTIYAGGFDETNATIQWLWEILDEYDNSERSSFLWFVTCCKRSPLMGFKQLQPPFCVHKEPDPNRLPSVSTCLNLLKLPECISKEALRSKIVDAMSLSKGFGLH from the exons ATGTATGACAATGAGATAATAAAGATAGAGGAGGGTGTAAAGGCTCTGATGAGCGTTGAGGACGCTATTTGGGTCTCGAACATCTTTAACCACATGTTTTGGTACAAAATTAACAAGAAGAGGGTTACCGAGTTCCCATTTAGACTAAGCAGTTTTTACCCTCACTCAATTATCTGCAATTGCAACATCGAAGTCAAGTCACCATCCCACTATACCTACAACACCACTAATACTATTTCTGGCACATCAGTTAACTCAGCAAATAGTGTTAAAACAGAGAATAATGTGATAAGCGAAACATGCATGGAAATTGGTATGTTGGCACGTAAGTTTAATGAGCGATTTTATCGTCTAAGTGGAGCTAATTCTCTACTATGGATTATTCCAGAAGCTGAAAAATCAGTGTTACATTTTGTTGGAACTGAGAATAAGTCGAATTCATCACAGCCTAGTGGCTTAGTATCGCATATTTTGGACTACATTCCCCATACAATAAGCTTTAAGAACAGGTTATTGGTTTTTTATAACTACATAAACAAGGACAAGGCCCAGTGCAGAAATCCCATGATTGACCTCATAGGCTCCTCAGTGTATATAATAAGACGCCAGTTCATCGTTGAGGACGGAATTTCTACCCTAGGCCACTTGAATAACCATCAGCTGAAGCAGGTTTTCAGGGTTTTGTTTGTAGACGAGAATGGAATAGAGGAACAAGGAGTTGACGGGGGAGGACTTTTTAAGGAGTTTCTAATCACACTTTGCACTCTGATTTTTGATCCTACGTATGGAATTTTTGAGGAAGTTCCCGAGGAGAGAAGTTACTATCCATGTCCGAATTCGGGAATCATCCACGAAAACCATCTCGAACTCTTTTGCTTTATAGGCAAAATCGTAGGTAAGGCGCTTTACGAGCAGATTCTAATTGAACCAGTTCTTTCACGACTTTTACTTAACTTGATACTTAAGAGACGTAATACTCTGGATGACTTGAAGTTGTTTGACAGTGCCCTTTACAGGAACATCACAATGTTGAGAGGCATGTCAGAGTCTGAAATTGAGGATTTGGGCTTGACTTTTACCTGTACAACACAGTGTTTTGGAAGCTCAATTCAGGAAAATCTTATTCCAAACGGTCACAACACAAGAGTTACAAAGCAAAATGTAGAGTCCTTCATTCACCAATTCTCCAACTTCAAGTGCAATCGAATGATCGAGTCTCAGTGCTCGGCCTTTTTACAGGGTCTCTCTAGTATCATTCCTCTCGAATGGCTTCAGATGTTCTCACCCTCTGAACTCGAGTTACTCATTTCAGGTTCCTCAGAAGTCATTGACATATCTGACTTGAGGAAAAACACCATTTATGCAGGCGGATTCGATGAAACCAACGCCACTATTCAATGGCTTTGGGAAATTTTG gACGAGTATGATAATAGTGAAAGGAGTTCTTTTTTATGGTTTGTGACATGCTGTAAAAGGTCTCCTTTGATGGGTTTTAAGCAACTACAGCCCCCCTTTTGTGTACACAAGGAGCCTGACCCAAACCGACTCCCATCAGTATCTACCTGCCTGAACCTTCTAAAGTTACCAGAATGCATATCCAAAGAAGCTTTAAGGTCCAAAATCGTCGATGCAATGTCTCTCTCCAAAGGATTCGGCCTACACTAA
- a CDS encoding uncharacterized protein (Contains a putative signal peptide) — MFDGTIRGPRVISLSGSSFQTSSGPNRKTQPRFDVYSSIRNKAAKKIKDSLLSKLRHKQQIKLLTSDIDHLISEVNKFFLDFNIPEIWGIDQIVSYHPILRLIRVITAIHNNFPDLISSSLKNDSVKILIDWYNSPIPHYSFDFLLENDQTKAQFILLITRYVRIFYKFEPPLGLKNAFKVGNLLLKLDPLTQHEQQFIRNVDNINFYCKLVTNWYPSTLVRALLTGDCVQELLGLSIFLKPLINDAKEAFELFVRFWCAPELSVPSEHLLDVLKSTIHENFLIGSSTINDQSHATQSSKPDSTHFRGNKRNVKEFDELVEEMMKNCAEKLPLEITLNSVKMNLIEENLKTELQSYTFTNHLHLLHYNLVTTFNTTNNMVSSFVTNKHFNNSIVTSNSVNTALPVYYHVFYNLLNLLKVIVEENLLTQRTLSKQLESIFNVLLVTFYHFSNPPNLYSLQSKYFSWTKFLCLPNLNRNLILIIIQLLLPTYQKRYFLNTNYDYIVYKLVNFFTPAEVNQPELDSSVANILLSGSTITILLELFKTHLDKCCDNNILTLFSHLDQDNSNYSTFSSLWYAFCQLINHSLKVLHQSR, encoded by the exons atgttcGATGGTACTATAAGGGGACCAAGAGTAATAAGTTTATCTGGCTCCTCATTTCAAACTTCTTCAGGGCCAAATCGCAAAACTCAGCCAAGATTTGATGTTTACTCATCAATTAGAAACAAAGCGGCCAAAAAAATCAAAGATTCTCTATTATCCAAACTCCGCCACAAACAACAAATCAAGCTACTAACTTCAGACATAGATCATTTGATTTCGGaagtaaataaatttttcttagattttaatatacCTGAAATTTGGGGAATTGACCAAATTGTATCATATCATCCGATTCTAAGATTAATACGAGTAATAACAGCAATTCACAATAATTTCCCGGATTTAATTTCTAGTTCCTTAAAAAATGATTCagtaaaaattttaattgacTGGTATAATTCGCCAATTCCACACTATTCCTTTGATTTTCTTCTGGAAAATGACCAGACGAAGGcacaatttatattactGATAACCAGATATGTTAggatattttataaatttgagCCTCCTTTGGGACTGAAAAATGCATTCAAAGTAGGAAATTTGTTGCTGAAACTTGATCCATTGACCCAGCATGAACAACAATTCATCAG AAACGTcgataatattaatttttactgTAAATTAGTCACAAATTGGTACCCATCGACTCTGGTTAGAGCTCTTTTGACGGGAGATTGTGTTCAAGAATTGTTAGGCCTGAGCATATTTTTAAAGCCTCTGATCAATGACGCAAAGGAGGCCTTTGAATTGTTTGTTAGATTTTGGTGTGCACCTGAGCTATCTGTGCCAAGTGAACACCTTTTAGATGTGTTGAAGAGTACAATTCACGAAAACTTCCTGATTGGTTCATCAACAATCAATGACCAATCTCATGCTACACAGAGTTCAAAACCTGATTCAACACATTTTAGAGGTAATAAACGTAATGTCAAAGAGTTTGATGAATTGGTGGAagaaatgatgaaaaaCTGTGCTGAAAAGTTACCGCTGGAAATAACTTTAAATAGCGTTAAGATGAATCTTATAGAGGAAAACCTAAAAACTGAACTACAATCGTACACTTTCACCAATCATCTTCATTTACTACATTATAATCTTGTGACTACTTTTAATACTACTAACAATATGGTTAGTTCATTTGTCACTAATAAACACTTCAACAACAGCATCGTCACTAGTAATAGTGTTAATACCGCGTTACCGGTGTATTATCAcgtattttataatttgttgaACTTGCTGAAGGTGATTGTGGAGGAGAATTTGCTGACCCAGAGAACACTGTCTAAGCAGTTGGAATCGATTTTTAACGTATTGTTGGTCACCTTCTACCACTTTTCTAACCCTCCAAACCTGTATTCACTACAGTCTAAATACTTTTCCTGGACTAAGTTCCTCTGCCTGCCAAACCTGAACAGGaatttaatactaataataatccAGTTACTCTTACCAACATACCAGAAACGCTATTTCCTCAACACAAATTATGATTATATTGTGTACAAATTGGTTAACTTTTTCACTCCAGCGGAAGTAAACCAGCCGGAACTGGATTCTTCAGTGGCTAACATTTTACTATCAGGGTCGACCATAACTATACTGTTGGAATTGTTTAAAACACACCTGGATAAGTGTTGTgataataacattttaacTCTTTTTTCACATCTTGACCAGGATAATTCAAACTATTCCACCTTTTCTTCTTTGTGGTATGCGTTTTGTCAACTTATTAATCATTCACTTAAGGTACTGCATCAAAGCAGGTGA
- a CDS encoding uncharacterized protein (Shows weak hit (4.4e-06) to Pfam PF00169 PH domain), whose translation MCKEALWNIPMNDTLFHNSFNNCSSITNDGKNDHINRNFYCSSPSNQYNVNNFAFPNYLAPFYDQNIVKDSPSNYGFYSSSSLISSDCRLQLPNTGEYFNFPQSESELYDQIISNSVTDFDTIGDKTGSQVDSKDNFPGLYKEFLDEKKLFESLETKLKPLKLKEHSCETCSKNGYSSLYNTTFNTVNNLEGKNLDPCPHSDLKNVPIPYPITSFNNESTNINPPNADELDRLLSYTKETELDENMCVEIDDISEFIETQRNLNDLTPINTNTLRNLSLNSQLKGNLKNLQCANGENYTVFNEDLPVISLKNEITEDNLSKSDEWIYPKCILKNSISSQFPQNLATRTPFNSLADPLATKSSAKEEIHPVINLESKLLDGEMDLNFMIERYVELRKLDYPDEILRALKHMICERLNRPKLYYKGSKSDQTEKDTLEYIFNNIVKSINLVDTVRPYEKRIDEESTMYTYSSLSLSSYDSVFESFNFDVSFNDFFCQTVDSIHKNTVDLYGWLTVSEEKSRTLSNKVLYCELVGGNLSLFSASNRESNDSFNSYKLLKTVKLDEFSTITRKKDSKNNKIFIRLSGSLDPVNTRSNKSNKNHAGDMIILKLEADTQNELQNWYMFLFSRSRISSFLTILQDLKVSPLNNTLFFLLYPKKKELILNRLKYENECEEEIYSKFIKNHFYYADFTMRNMNDNDIIHHMLNWKQPVYTINFSLNKLNLKIEPQVVLDYLNNNNIRNLFLDRNPINESFYLNILPLLPTQSGLKHLSLKGCSLYPSIIGVLKGICKNKGFDKFLLDLRECELTPEIQAFLTTYPFNNLKIILQSSLKFPLEFEMDNFLDNKDLSLISIMGSVISGKLISTHQKVRKTNLGCFGAKMDHSSDVYFEYRAPYLVWYDWTPNNRRFSLYTRRYSDEQTTRLSEDKVMFVKNVKAVERAGTEWLMIEGKAPENFKYQSKLLKFYVRGVCGVQYTDYLVHHSNLIPSKYILSFCSKIDTPVLVMNEFPLERKFLMRFLSQLSTQSTLKVLNFSNMGLDSNKLSFEFPVLRDLVLEKLDYSFNTITLDDMNQWLLNALVPKVTVQYYNISNNPLGDSVNTTKFFLKVLSLKPEHISLNDCKLSNVFVNELSTELVRTKLKLNSLQIIEFEANSFNLQDMKKLIEVMSECFPRLTELRLSGSLDPEGASNLSQLFPICSFERVSPSEPEVGAFTRVSHVKKEKRTTRKFFHSIAQ comes from the exons atgtgtaaagaAGCTTTATGG AATATCCCAATGAATGATACATTATTTCACAATTCATTCAACAATTGCAGTTCTATAACTAATGATGGCAAAAATGACCATATCAATAGGAATTTTTATTGTTCAAGCCCTTCGAACCAATAcaatgtaaataatttcgCCTTTCCTAATTATTTGGCACCCTTTTATGACCAAAATATCGTCAAGGATAGTCCCTCGAATTACGGGTTTTATTCCTCCTCATCCTTAATCTCTTCTGACTGCCGCCTTCAACTCCCAAACACAGGGgagtattttaattttccaCAATCAGAATCAGAACTTTATgatcaaattatttcaaattctgTAACTGATTTTGATACCATTGGTGACAAAACTGGTTCTCAAGTTGATTCTAAGGATAATTTCCCGGGTCTTTACAAAGAGTTTTTGGATGAAAAAAAGTTATTTGAATCACTTGAAACTAAGTTAAAACCCCTAAAGCTGAAAGAACATTCATGCGAAACTTGTTCTAAAAATGGTTACAGTTCCCTTTACAACACCACTTTTAATACTGTTAATAATCTTGAAGGAAAAAATTTGGATCCATGCCCTCATTCTGATCTTAAAAACGTTCCAATTCCATACCCGATTACTTCATTTAACAATGAGtcaacaaatattaatccTCCAAATGCTGACGAATTGGATCGATTATTGAGTTACACTAAGGAAACTGAACTTGATGAAAACATGTGTGTTGAAATCGATGACATTTCTGAATTTATAGAAACTCAGAGAAATTTGAACGATTTAACACCAATAAATACGAATACACTCCGAAACCTTTCACTTAATTCTCAATTAAAAggtaatttaaaaaatttgcAGTGTGCAAATGGAGAAAATTACACAGTTTTTAACGAGGATTTACCTGTAATTTCATTGAAAAATGAGATAACCGAAGACAATTTAAGCAAATCGGATGAATGGATATATCCTAAATGTATTCTGAAGAATTCTATTTCTTCTCAATTTCCCCAAAACCTAGCTACCAGAACACcttttaattctttagCTGATCCTCTGGCTACTAAATCTAGCGCTAAAGAAGAAATTCACCCTGTTATTAACTTGGAATCTAAATTATTGGATGGTGAGATGGActtaaattttatgattGAAAGGTATGTTGAACTAAGGAAGTTGGATTATCCTGATGAAATTTTGAGGGCTCTAAAGCACATGATTTGCGAGCGCCTAAACAGGCCCAAACTTTACTATAAAGGTTCAAAATCAGATCAAACTGAAAAGGATACTCTAgaatacatttttaacaaCATTGTCAAGTCAATTAACCTAGTTGATACCGTAAGACCGTACGAAAAACGAATTGATGAAGAATCAACCATGTATACATATTCAAGTTTGTCTTTATCTTCTTACGATTCTGTGTTTGAAAGTTTCAACTTTGACGTTTCCTTTAACGATTTTTTTTGTCAAACAGTTGATTCAATTCACAAAAATACTGTCGATTTGTATGGTTGGCTGACAGTTTCCGAGGAAAAGTCAAGAACACTTTCTAACAAAGTATTGTATTGTGAGTTGGTTGGAGGCAATCTATCTCTATTTTCAGCCTCTAACAGGGAAAGTAATGACTCATTTAACTCATATAAGCTTCTAAAAACAGTTAAATTGGACGAATTTTCAACCATTACGAGAAAAAAAGATTCCAAGaacaataaaatatttatacgTCTTTCAGGCTCTTTGGATCCTGTTAATACTAGATCTAATAAGTCCAACAAAAACCATGCTGGAGATatgataatattgaaaCTAGAAGCTGATACTCAAAATGAATTGCAAAATTGGTACATGTTTTTGTTTTCAAG ATCGAGGATAAGTTCATTTTTGACTATCTTGCAAGACCTCAAAGTTAGTCCTCTGAACAatactttattttttcttttgTACCCTAAAAAGAAG GAGCTTATATTGAATAGATTAAAGTATGAAAATGAATGTGAAGAGGAAATTTACTCTAAATTCATAAAAAATCATTTCTACTATGCCGATTTCACTAT gCGTAATATGAATGATAATGATATAATACATCACATGTTGAATTGGAAGCAGCCTGTTTACACAATTAACTTTTCTCTCAACAAGCTTAATTTAAAGATTGAGCCACAAGTTGTTCTGGATTACCTCAACAATAACAACATTCGTAACTTATTTCTTGACCGAAACCCTATAAACGAATCATTTTACCTTAACATTTTACCTCTATTACCTACTCAGTCTGGTTTAAAGCATTTGAGTTTAAAGGGTTGTTCTCTTTATCCATCTATTATAGGTGTGTTAAAGGGTATTTGTAAGAATAAAGGATTTGACAAGTTTTTGTTGGATTTGAGGGAGTGTGAATTAACTCCTGAAATTCAGGCTTTTCTCACTACTTACCCTTTCAACAATTTGAAAATCATTCTCCAGAGTTCTTTAAAATTCCCTCTGGAATTTGAAATGGACAATTTCTTAGACAATAAAGATTTGTCTTTGATTTCCATAATGGGTTCTGTTATATCTGGTAAACTTATTTCGACACACCAG AAAGTGAGGAAGACTAACTTGGGGTGTTTTGGTGCTAAAATGGACCACAGCTCCGATGTTTATTTTGAGTACCGGGCGCCTTACTTAGTTTGGTATGACTGGACTCCAAATAATAGACGTTTTTCTCTTTACACAAGAAGATACTCAGATGAGCAGACTACCAGGTTATCTGAGGACAAGGTTATGTTCGTGAAAAACGTTAAGGCTGTGGAAAGAGCTGGCACCGAATGGCTGATGATTGAGGGTAAAGCTCCCGAAAATTTCAAGTATCAATCGAAATTATTGAAGTTTTACGTTAGAGG GGTTTGTGGAGTACAATACACTGATTACCTAGTACACCACTCGAACTTAATTCCTTCCAAATACATTCTCTCATTCTGCTCCAAAATCGATACTCCA GTTTTGGTTATGAATGAATTCCCGTTGGAAAGGAAATTTTTGATGAGGTTTTTATCTCAGTTGTCAACTCAGTCGACTTTGAAGGTTTTGAATTTCTCCAATATGGGTCTAGATTCGAATAAGTTATCGTTTGAGTTTCCAGTTTTGAGAGATTTGGTGCTTGAGAAGCTCGACTACTCTTTCAATACCATCACTCTAGATGATATGAACCAATGGCTTCTAAACGCCTTGGTACCCAAAGTCACAGTACAATATTATAACATCAGCAACAACCCACTTGGGGACTCCGTAAATACCACAAAGTTTTTTCTCAAagttttatcattaaaGCCAGAACACATTTC GCTAAATGACtgtaaattatcaaatgtATTTGTAAATGAATTGAGTACTGAACTTGTTCGAACCAAACTCAAGTTGAATTCGTTACAAATTATTGAGTTTGAAGCCAATTCGTTCAATTTACAG GATATGAAAAAGTTGATTGAGGTAATGAGTGAGTGTTTCCCGAGACTTACTGAATTGAGACTATCAGGTTCTCTCGACCCCGAAGGTGCCTCTAACTTGTCTCAATTGTTTCCAATTTGCTCATTTGAACGGGTATCTCCCTCAGAGCCTGAAGTTGGAGCCTTCACCCGAGTTTCTCACGTCAAGAAGGAAAAACGTACAACTAGAAAATTCTTTCATTCCATCGCacaataa
- a CDS encoding uncharacterized protein (chr2.cand.5 - hypothetical protein, low similarity to replication factor) — translation MYGGLNQDSFGATWAPAEFDHLEHSDGGFFEEDLSNFITEDDINKPNTEVNLRKTFMPLKINMIYSSWKTGGVSINVYGYQLDIIKLIGYVKEAKETDQDTSFLIDDGTGTIECIHLSPGDISDWKRNYISELTRTKSAVKIYGGFNPLYSSSSPTIIIYSIKEVTSPEEIKLHNLDIDGKRNPNVMDTIGEMDSILKEFDISIPKQQPDNSLDNILSTTTDYSPTSTAKIPVNELALTKFISSMLANESRNNNYNGLHISEITRRCRQQHSFQSVQEQNIRKILKDLERDATVFQTLDSNTYASTDS, via the exons ATGTACGGAGGACTAAACCAAGACTCGTTTGGAGCTACCTGGGCTCCCGCAGAATTTGATCATC TTGAACATTCTGATGGCGGATTCTTTGAGGAagatttatcaaatttcatAACGGAAGatgatattaataaacCAAACACTGAAGTTAACCTTAGAAAAACTTTCATGCCTTTAAAAATCA ATATGATATATTCCTCTTGGAAAACCGGCGGGGTGTCGATTAACGTATACGGGTACCAGTTGGACATAATAAAGTTGATTGGGTATGTTAAAGAGGCCAAGGAGACTGATCAAGACACTTCGTTCCTGATAGACGACGGGACTGGCACTATAGAGTGCATTCACCTATCGCCCGGTGACATCAGTGATTGGAAGCGTAACTACATCAGCGAACTAACAAGAACTAAATCTGCAGTCAAGATCTATGGCGGTTTTAACCCTCTTTACAGCAGCAGCAGCCCAACCATAATCATATACTCAATAAAAGAAGTTACTTCTCCTGAAGAGATAAAATTGCATAATTTAGAC ATTGACGGAAAACGCAACCCAAATGTTATGGATACGATAGGCGAAATGGATTCAATCTTAAAGGAGTTCGATATTTCAATTCCTAAACAACAACCAGATAATTCTCTTGATAATATTCTATCTACCACTACTGACTATAGTCCTACATCTACCGCCAAA ATACCAGTGAATGAATTGGCTTTGactaaatttatatcatcAATGTTGGCAAATGAATCAAGAAACAACAATTACAATGGCCTACACATCTCTGAAATAACAAGAAGATGCAGACAACAACATTCATTTCAAT CTGTACAAGAACAAAATATTCGAAAGATTCTCAAGGATCTGGAGCGGGACGCTACTGTTTTCCAAACTCTCGACTCAAACACCTACGCCTCTACAGATTCATAG
- a CDS encoding uncharacterized protein (chr2.C.cand.515 - hypothetical protein) yields the protein MDMTLSEALYAYEVLVKQGKYFISELYSKDNADVDRKILKKFGYHNIYLVDTKKRIRKLVSKYNQYHSILMQSVYLDKFYDVIPRNSALAPIKLFLYPSLIFSRTAQPIPFAFMWNMFDSDKSVEIFTRIISKEHGVPYDRGLSMEFERQIIEASMIECDFALLVEMLSERNKISHTFHSRFNIVVTLDVPIEANKTLNLGPISWNMLNSDWEANELINNIVGDMDINKDHLQLVLYTFKTEIINKKKEMIYRYSSRLFKYSRKHNLRIPFICKRGSSNVYEDKPFLLSQTINFPSKIRNLFQSSYKERLQICSKPYI from the exons ATGGATATGACCCTTTCGGAGGCGTTATATGCCTACGAAGTCCTTGTTAAACAGGGGAAGTATTTCATATCCGAATTGTATTCCAAAG ACAACGCTGATGTGGATAGGAAGATTTTGAAGAAATTTGGATAcca TAATATCTATTTAGTAGATACAAAGAAAAGGATCCGCAAACTTGTATCTAAGTACAACCAGTACCACTCAATTTTAATGCAGTCAGTGTATCTGGACAAGTTTTATGACGTGATTCCACGAAATTCCGCTCTCGCTCCTATTAAACTATTTTTGTACCCTAGTTTGATCTTCTCTAGGACTGCACAGCCGATTCCATTCGCCTTTATGTGGAACATGTTTGATAGTGATAAATCTGTCGAGATTTTCACACGAATAATTTCTAAGGAACACGGGGTGCCATACGACAGAGGCCTGTCTATGGAATTTGAAAGACAAATAATCGAAGCATCGATGATTGAGTGTGACTTCGCCCTCTTAGTAGAAATGCTCTCtgaaagaaataaaatatccCATACCTTTCACTCCCGGTTTAATATAGTTGTGACGCTTGATGTTCCAATTGAAGCAAACAAAACCCTAAATTTAGGTCCTATTAGCTGGAATATGTTAAACTCAGACTGGGAAGCAAATGAGCTAATAAACAATATAGTAGGAGATATGGATATTAATAAAGACCACTTGCAGCTTGTTTTATACACTTTTAAAactgaaattataaataaaaaaaag GAGATGATCTATAGATATTCAAGTCGACTATTTAAGTATTCTAGGAAACATAATCTGAGAATCCCATTTATCTGTAAAAGAGGATCGTCAAACGTCTACGAAGACAAACCTTTCTTACTCTCACAAACCATAAATTTCCCATCTAAGATTAGGAACCTCTTTCAGTCTTCTTACAAGGAACGGCTACAAATTTGTTCTAAACCATATATTTGA